The proteins below come from a single Crossiella sp. CA-258035 genomic window:
- a CDS encoding DMT family transporter: MTATDAPARPDTRTRTSSRARLLGVLGAAGIGVLIVLQSRLNGELGRQMQDGVGAALISFGSGLLLVLALVLALPGSRRATKRLGAALRNGSVRWWQTLGGLCGALLVFSQGVAVASLGVAVFTVAVVAGQAVSSLAVDRAGLGPAGPQPLTVTRVLGAVLAVAAVLVAVSERLSAPGALVLAVLPLLAGIGMSWQQAMNGRIKEAAGGVLPATLVNFLAGTTALLVFGVFHFATEGWPATLPTDPLLYLGGAIGLVFIAGAAALVRITGVLLLGLGSVAGQLLGALALDLLFPAEGAHLSAVAVTGTLLTLVAVGVAALPSRR; this comes from the coding sequence ATGACTGCCACCGACGCCCCGGCCCGGCCGGACACCCGCACCCGGACCAGCTCGCGCGCCCGCCTGCTCGGCGTGCTGGGCGCGGCGGGCATCGGCGTGCTGATCGTGCTCCAGTCCCGCCTCAACGGTGAGCTGGGCAGGCAGATGCAGGACGGCGTCGGCGCGGCCCTGATCTCCTTCGGCAGCGGCCTGCTGCTGGTGCTCGCGCTGGTCCTGGCGCTGCCGGGCAGCCGCCGGGCCACCAAGCGGCTGGGCGCGGCGCTGCGGAACGGCTCGGTGCGCTGGTGGCAGACCCTGGGCGGGCTGTGCGGCGCGCTGCTGGTGTTCTCCCAGGGCGTGGCGGTGGCCAGCCTCGGCGTCGCGGTGTTCACCGTGGCCGTGGTGGCCGGGCAGGCGGTGAGCAGCCTCGCGGTGGACCGGGCCGGACTCGGGCCGGCCGGTCCGCAGCCGCTGACCGTGACCAGGGTGCTGGGCGCGGTGCTCGCGGTGGCCGCCGTGCTGGTCGCGGTGTCCGAACGGCTCAGCGCGCCCGGCGCGCTGGTGCTGGCCGTGCTGCCGCTGCTGGCCGGGATCGGCATGTCCTGGCAGCAGGCGATGAACGGCCGGATCAAGGAAGCCGCCGGTGGCGTGCTGCCGGCCACCCTGGTCAACTTCCTGGCCGGGACCACCGCGCTGCTGGTCTTCGGCGTCTTCCACTTCGCCACCGAGGGCTGGCCCGCCACCCTGCCCACGGACCCGCTGCTCTACCTCGGCGGCGCGATCGGCCTGGTCTTCATCGCGGGCGCCGCCGCGCTGGTCCGGATCACCGGCGTGCTGCTGCTCGGCCTCGGCTCGGTGGCCGGTCAACTGCTCGGCGCGCTGGCGCTGGACCTGCTCTTCCCCGCCGAGGGCGCGCACCTGTCCGCGGTCGCGGTCACCGGCACCCTGCTGACCCTGGTCGCGGTCGGCGTGGCCGCGCTGCCCAGTCGCCGCTGA